The following proteins are encoded in a genomic region of Dermatophagoides farinae isolate YC_2012a chromosome 8, ASM2471394v1, whole genome shotgun sequence:
- the Mapmodulin gene encoding acidic leucine-rich nuclear phosphoprotein 32 mapmodulin isoform X1, which yields MEKRIELEKRGRNHDQIKELNLDNCRSTNIVGLDDSFVNLECLSMINIGLTSLKGFPNLPNLKRLELSDNRISNGLNHLKGSVNLQYLNLCGNKFKDIETLEPLKELKKLEILDLFNCEVTEQPEYRKKVFDMLPELKFLDGYDRNDQEIEDDEEDDGGEENDDDIEDEDDDDDDDDEGIDENDNDDDDDDEEVDEDEDEEEDNEIGLSYLARDKIDEEDENNEFNPEDSEVDSEDSEDIDEEDEENDSFEEQRNSVTSVNAVSGGKTKAPEKGLKRKEPEHDDDEEEEA from the exons atggaaaaacgtATTGAACTAGAGAAACGTGGTCGTAATCATGATCAA aTCAAAGAATTGAATCTCGATAATTGTCGAAGCACAAACATTGTCGGTCTGGATGATTCGTTTGTCAATCTAGAATGTCTTAGCATGATCAACATTGGTTTGACTAGCCTGAAAGGTTTTCCTAATTTGCCCAACCTTAAACGATTGGAATTGTCCGACAATAGAATTTCAAATGGCTTGAATCATCTCAAAGGTAGCGTCAATTTACAATACCTGAATCTATGtggaaacaaattcaaagatATTGAAACTTTGGAACCACTT aaagaactaaaaaaattggaaattttagACCTATTCAACTGTGAAGTGACGGAACAACCCGAATATCGTAAAAAAGTTTTCGACATGCTCCCTGAGCTGAAATTTTTAGATGGTTATGATCGCAATGATCAGGAAatcgaagatgatgaagaagacgatggtggtg AagaaaacgatgatgatatcgaagatgaagatgatgacgatgatgatgacgacgaagGCATCGacgaaaatgataatgatgacgatgatgatgatgaagaagtcgatgaagatgaagacgAGGAAGAAGATAATGAAATTGGTCTAAGTTATTTGGCCAGGGATAAAATCGAT GAAGAGGACGAgaataatgaattcaatcCAGAAGATAGTGAAGTAGATAGTGAAGATAGTGAAGAtattgatgaagaagatgaagaaaatgattctTTTGAAGAACAACGAAACTCAGTAACATCCGTCAATGCTGTATCGGGTGGCAAAACGAAAGCGCCGGAAAAAGGCCTGAAAAGAAAGGAACctgaacatgatgatgatgaggaagaAGAAGCctaa
- the LOC124495406 gene encoding uncharacterized protein LOC124495406, producing the protein MAEKNATTLNNVCYSCVGDGDDDDDIISSKQNNIISTMTTMMSTENENHQQKEHLSNIIVANNRNSNIDHLYRAQMSIQTMYKRIQDKLDHLNNKILFSIFLCFVSFLFIIMAIVVYYSTNKESVVASVVASALFANILNLVTLCANHCGNYFIVYLYCMLTLLHILVNIFIAISFPWFFLIILFQIFAVILTTAHLRRIKREQFPTFRTNNEYL; encoded by the exons atggcagaaaaaaatgcaacaaCACTCAACAATGTTTGCTATAGTTgtgttggtgatggtgatgatgatgatgatataatcaGTAGTAAGCAAAATAACATCATATCAACAATGACTACGATGATGAGTActgaaaacgaaaatcatcaacaaaaagaacATCTTTCGAATATAATCGTAGCCAATAATCGTAATTccaatattgatcatttataTCGCGCCCAAATGTCGATCCAAACAATGTATAAACGTATCCAAGATAAATTGGatcatttaaataataaaattttattctcaatttttctttgttttgtatcATTTCTGTTCATCATAATGGCCATTGtggtttattattcaacCAATAAG GAATCTGTTGTTGCTTCAGTGGTGGCCAGTGCTTTATTCGCGAATATTCTTAATCTAGTCACATTGTGTGCCAATCATTGtggaaattattttatcGTCTATCTTTATTGCATGTTAACATTGTTACATATTTTAgtcaacattttcattgcaatttcatttccatgGTTCTTTTTGATAATATTGTTCCAGATTTTTGCCGTAATATTGACTACAGCACATTTACGACGAATAAAACGAGAACAATTTCCAACGTTTCGTactaataatgaatatttataa
- the beg gene encoding malonyl-CoA-acyl carrier protein transacylase beg: MFIKMISRTIRSYQFPQRIRIVSIRFCSNNSTDLKENEKITDIQKQRQLDSQLHLVKSRLKIDPRDTSIILFPGQGSQFIGMGSAIFDTPNVEKLFAKAKTILGYDLLKLCINGPIEMLSKTEHCQPAIFVTSLGAVEYLRHRQTSEVESCVATAGFSIGEITSLVFANAMSFEDGLRLVKLRAEAMQLASETVPSAMCTVFLYADAEIKMACQAAREWCKRLQIPEEHAVCSIANHLFPHCKVIAGHEEAIKFLQLNAKDFGIKRMRRLPVSGAFHTNLMKPAKKVLEKVLEKIHLEIPLIPVYSNYDAKIYRSVNEIREKLALQICSPVKWEQILHRMYDRPDDTPYPQTYECGPGTGLLSTLEMVNRVARKHSKHVKV, translated from the coding sequence atgtttataAAAATGATCTCAAGAACGATAAGATCATATCAATTCCCTCAACGGATACGAATTGTATCCATTCGTTTTTGTAGCAATAATTCAACcgatttgaaagaaaatgaaaaaattaccgacattcaaaaacaacgacaattgGATTCACAATTACATCTGGTCAAATCACGTCTGAAAATAGATCCAAGAGATACAAGTATCATACTGTTTCCTGGACAAGGTAGCCAATTTATTGGAATGGGTTCGGCCATTTTTGATACACCAAAtgtagaaaaattatttgcaaAAGCCAAAACAATACTTGGATATGATTTGCTGAAACTTTGCATCAACGGACCAATAGAAATGTTGAGTAAAACTGAACATTGTCAGCCGGCAATATTTGTCACATCATTAGGAGCAGTTGAATATCTACGCCATAGGCAAACAAGTGAAGTGGAATCATGTGTAGCTACCGCTGGATTTAGTATCGGTGAAATAACTTCGTTAGTGTTTGCTAATGCCATGTCATTTGAAGATGGTTTACGTCTTGTCAAACTTCGTGCCGAAGCTATGCAATTAGCTTCAGAAACGGTACCGTCAGCAATGTGTACAGTATTTTTGTACGCTGATGctgaaatcaaaatggcaTGTCAAGCTGCCCGAGAATGGTGCAAACGATTACAGATACCCGAAGAACATGCCGTTTGTTCAATAGCTAATCACCTGTTTCCACATTGTAAAGTGATTGCTGGTCATGAAGAAGCCATCAAATTCTTACAGCTAAATGCAAAAGATTTTGGTATCAAACGAATGCGACGTTTACCTGTTTCTGGTGCATTTCATACAAATTTAATGAAACCAGCCAAAAAAGTGTTGGAAAAAGTACTAGAAAAGATTCATCTAGAAATACCATTAATACCTGtatattcaaattatgaTGCTAAAATTTATCGTTCTGTGAATGAAATACGTGAAAAATTAGCACTACAAATTTGTTCACCAGTAAAATGGGAACAAATTCTACATCGAATGTATGATCGACCAGATGATACACCATATCCACAAACATATGAATGTGGTCCAGGAACTGGTTTATTATCAACACTTGAAATGGTTAATCGTGTTGCACGTAAACATAGTAAACATGTCAAAGtttaa
- the LOC124495400 gene encoding uncharacterized protein LOC124495400, producing the protein MNLNFWSLSSAFYLFIKFTAAHLDQQCNFSMCLNSFMVPIQHAYCDNNNRCRCKDGYVPVSHHQCVETQYPGKPCENDNVCRFKDENSFCDTNRRSPICECKKSHIYDSEQKKCILYVKKPKKSTPLFPMTAIILIACIGIFCGCGIICHNFRRQPELSVSVDHIDRYASERRQTLNHHHHHLPHHHHNHYDDHTNLAGSSRMNNNSHNDLSDSDLAITNPPAPLLRSDSHSTSSKYDSLMYDDPPPRYEDAIKEYHDSIVNESPTNNNNNNNNNNTFMDQQQQQQQQQQQQQVQQTTIGFCTVMAATKS; encoded by the exons atgaATCTGAATTTTTGGTCGCTTTCAAGCGccttttatttattcataa aATTTACAGCAGCTCATCTGGATCAACAATGCAATTTTAGTATGTGTTTGAATTCTTTTATGGTGCCCATCCAACATGCATactgtgataataataatcgttgcCGTTGTAAAGATGGTTATGTACCAGTtagccatcatcaatgtgttGAAACACAATATCCTGGTAAACCatgtgaaaatgataatgtttgtaggtttaaagatgaaaattcattttgcgATACAAATCGAAGAAGTCCGATTtgtgaatgcaaaaaaagtCATATCTACGATAGTGAACAGAAAAAGTGCATTCTTT atgtgaaaaaaccaaaaaagtCAACACCATTGTTTCCGATGACAGCAATCATACTCATTGCCTGTATAGGTATATTCTGTGGCTGTGGAATTATTTGTCACAATTTTCGACGTCAACCAGAATTATCAGTCAGTGTTGATCATATTGATCGATATGCATCCGAAAGACGACAAacattaaatcatcatcatcatcatcttcctcatcatcatcataatcattatgatgatcatacgAATTTAGCTGGCAGTTCaagaatgaataataattcacaTAATGATTTATCCGATTCTGATCTGGCTATAACAAATCCACCAGCACCATTATTACGATCGGATAGtcattcaacatcatctaaATATGATTCATTAATGTATGATGATCCACCACCAAGATATGAAGATGCTATCAAAGAATATCATGATTCAATTGTTAATGAATCAcctacaaataataataataataacaacaacaacaatacttTTATGgaccaacaacagcagcagcagcagcaacaacaacaacaacaagtgcaACAAACAACGATAGGATTCTGTACGGTGATGGCTGCCACCAAgtcgtga
- the LOC124495404 gene encoding coronin-2B isoform X1, whose amino-acid sequence MFDTIDDIEINEKALFKGVRVSKYRHVYGMVARKDQCYDNVQITKNAHDSNFCAANPKFLAIVTESCGGGSFIIIPIDKAGRIDSHAGRVTGHRGQIYDIKWNPFNDNVIASCSDDTTIKLWYIPDEGLLSRNMQQPIIELRGHKRRVNFIEWHPTADNILVSAGSDHLMIVWNTLTADVCRVITCHTETIHSMSFNRDGSLIATTSKDKKLRIIDPRSTQVVNEGLCHHGTKASKVVYLGDSQRLFTVGFSRYSDRQWAVWSERDLTSPLTIENIDSSSGVLFPYYDHDTRMVYVAGKGDGNIRYYETTDEHPYCHYLSQFLSGFPQRSLGMMPKRGCDVYKCEIVRFYKLHATKHICEPISMIVPRKSEQFQSDVFPDTAAPTPALTADQWLSGQNRNPVLFNLKTGAGAKTNKPIFIQQSFNPVIKTAIGERKLEFISKANAVDYREKDYIDDNNDDDDEKPQKQQALSNGHKQEKPRQNGHCLNNEQRKVNGSTPRKSHSNDHFETNGKQNFIQSKPMKSESALAQNFRESITKSSSNVPLRSRLPWIKDDDDLNRDAEQLSKPMCDIVSLNQVKHHLPPAIPNMITLKDDDDDDDDYDQDDDDDDDSNDSAAADANTTDDSIAEELAFSATISHTNNSNESFNTTTSTTTEGENNGDRVDNNISPICMKINNKDLEEEEEELDPNPKNERELWRAFQEQRAIIHKLQSQLNEKNKQIEELESILKNINIRSN is encoded by the exons ATGTTCGATACTATCGATGATATTGAAATCAACGAaaag GCCCTTTTTAAAGGTGTTCGTGTATCAAAATATCGTCATGTTTATGGAATGGTTGCCAGAAAAGATCAATGTTATGATAATGTACAGATAACGAAAAATGCACATGATAGCAATTTTTGTGCAGCTAATCCaaag TTTTTGGCAATCGTGACTGAATCGTGTGGTGGTGGaagcttcatcatcatacctATCGATAAA GCTGGACGTATTGATTCACATGCAGGACGTGTAACCGGTCATCGTGGTCAAATCTATGATATTAAATGGAATCCATTCAACGATAATGTTATTGCATCATGTTCGGATGATACGACAATCAAACTTTGGTATATACCGGATGAAGGTCTACTTAGCCGTAATATGCAACAAcctattattgaattgagaGGTCATAAACGTCGagtaaattttattgaatggcATCCAACAGCTGATAATATACTTGTATCGGCTGGTTCggatcatttgatgatcgtATGGAATACATTGACTGCTGATGTTTGTCGTGTAATCACCTGTCATACTgaaaccattcattcaatgtcatTCAATCGTGATGGAAGTCTAATAGCAACGACAAGcaaagataaaaaattgCGAATCATCGACCCAAGATCCACACAAGTTGTTAATGAAGGTCTTTGTCATCATGGAACCAAAGCATCGAAAGTTGTCTATTTGGGCGATTCACAACGATTATTCACCGTCGGTTTCTCTCGCTACAGTGATCGTCAATGGGCTGTTTGGTCGGAACGTGATCTAACTTCACCGCTTACAatcgaaaatattgattcatcatctgGTGTTTTATTTCCctattatgatcatgatacaCGTATGGTTTATGTAGCCGGTAAAGGTGATGGCAATATTCGATATTATGAAACTACCGATGAACATCCCTATTGTCATTATCTTTCACAATTTTTATCCGGATTTCCACAACGTAGTCTTGGAATGATGCCTAAACGTGGATGTGATGTTTACAAATGTGAAATTGTTCGTTTCTACAAATTACATGCAACCAAACATATTTGTGAGCCCATTTCGATGATAGTACCACGGAAATCtgaacaatttcaatcagATGTTTTCCCTGATACTGCTGCACCAACGCCAGCTTTGACGGCCGATCAATGGCTTAGTGGTCAGAATCGTAATCCTGTTTTGTTCAATCTAAAG ACAGGCGCAGGTGCTAAAACCAACAAAcctatttttattcaacaatcattTAATCCGGTTATCAAAACAGCCATTGGTGAACGCAAATTGGAATTCATATCGAAAGCAAATGCTGTTGATTATCGGGAAAAGGAttacattgatgataataatgatgatgatgatgaaaagccTCAAAAGCAACAGGCTTTATCTAATGGTCATAAACAGGAAAAACCACGACAGAATGGCCATTGTTTAAATAACGAGCAAAGAAAAGTGAATGGTTCAACACCGCGAAAAAGtcattcaaatgatcatttcgaaacgaatggaaaacaaaatttcattcaatcgaaaCCAATGAAATCTGAATCAGCATTGGCACAAAATTTTCGTGAATCAATcacgaaatcatcatcaaatgttccGTTACGATCTCGATTACCATGGAtcaaggatgatgatgatctcaaTCGAGATGCTGAACAATTATCGAAACCAATGTGTGATATAGTCAGTTTAAATCAAGTCAAACATCACCTGCCACCTGCTATACCAAATATGATCACGCTcaaagatgatgacgatgatgatgatgattatgatcaagatgatgatgatgatgatgattcgaatgattcgGCAGCAGCCGATGCAAATACAACCGATGATAGCATTGCTGAAGAATTAGCCTTTTCTGCCACTATAAGCCATACAAATAATAGTAATGAAAGCTTTAATACCACCACATCTACCACCACTGAAGGTGAAAATAACGGAGATCGTgtagataataatatttcacCTATTTGcatgaaaattaataataaagatctcgaagaagaagaagaagaattggATCCAAATCCAAAAAATGAACGAGAG CTTTGGCGAGCGTTCCAAGAACAACGTGCTATCATACATAAATTACAAtcacaattgaatgaaaaaaacaaacaaatcgaaGAACTTGAAAGTATACTGAAAAACATTAACATccgatcaaattga
- the Mapmodulin gene encoding acidic leucine-rich nuclear phosphoprotein 32 mapmodulin isoform X2 has translation MEKRIELEKRGRNHDQIKELNLDNCRSTNIVGLDDSFVNLECLSMINIGLTSLKGFPNLPNLKRLELSDNRISNGLNHLKGSVNLQYLNLCGNKFKDIETLEPLKELKKLEILDLFNCEVTEQPEYRKKVFDMLPELKFLDGYDRNDQEIEDDEEDDGEENDDDIEDEDDDDDDDDEGIDENDNDDDDDDEEVDEDEDEEEDNEIGLSYLARDKIDEEDENNEFNPEDSEVDSEDSEDIDEEDEENDSFEEQRNSVTSVNAVSGGKTKAPEKGLKRKEPEHDDDEEEEA, from the exons atggaaaaacgtATTGAACTAGAGAAACGTGGTCGTAATCATGATCAA aTCAAAGAATTGAATCTCGATAATTGTCGAAGCACAAACATTGTCGGTCTGGATGATTCGTTTGTCAATCTAGAATGTCTTAGCATGATCAACATTGGTTTGACTAGCCTGAAAGGTTTTCCTAATTTGCCCAACCTTAAACGATTGGAATTGTCCGACAATAGAATTTCAAATGGCTTGAATCATCTCAAAGGTAGCGTCAATTTACAATACCTGAATCTATGtggaaacaaattcaaagatATTGAAACTTTGGAACCACTT aaagaactaaaaaaattggaaattttagACCTATTCAACTGTGAAGTGACGGAACAACCCGAATATCGTAAAAAAGTTTTCGACATGCTCCCTGAGCTGAAATTTTTAGATGGTTATGATCGCAATGATCAGGAAatcgaagatgatgaagaagacgatggtg AagaaaacgatgatgatatcgaagatgaagatgatgacgatgatgatgacgacgaagGCATCGacgaaaatgataatgatgacgatgatgatgatgaagaagtcgatgaagatgaagacgAGGAAGAAGATAATGAAATTGGTCTAAGTTATTTGGCCAGGGATAAAATCGAT GAAGAGGACGAgaataatgaattcaatcCAGAAGATAGTGAAGTAGATAGTGAAGATAGTGAAGAtattgatgaagaagatgaagaaaatgattctTTTGAAGAACAACGAAACTCAGTAACATCCGTCAATGCTGTATCGGGTGGCAAAACGAAAGCGCCGGAAAAAGGCCTGAAAAGAAAGGAACctgaacatgatgatgatgaggaagaAGAAGCctaa
- the LOC124496345 gene encoding alkylglycerol monooxygenase: protein MSFIHFVFIIWHLMMMMIIMAATATATATMFEMFSQNFWQLITNSRYFFYLANPYETMFPDMNVPRYVSEMFPVFIFLAFIENLIRFFSGKSILRLNDSIASISSGLVQDCFRIHIRSLEVFCYCLVFEHFRLTTLPWNSLATWLYCFLLVDFGFYWAHRLAHEINFIWAIHQAHHSGEDFTLVAALRQAVLQPFTAWITYVPMAVIGIPPQTFLVHLQLTELYMLWIHTEAIKSLGYLELIFNCPSHHRVHHARNRKYIDKNYGALFIFWDKLFDTYQDEDPQEPPVYGLVHPVESYDPFYLQFHTWITMYHNIRHTPGIWNKFCIPFKGPGWSPGKPRLGYIDEIPDIKQPVEYWNPKISFWKKIYAICHTVIIVIFYHELSTKSNQLTQLNIFLGVVCILATFTTIGSWLENKEKAIRMELVRCAVFLMFEKYLIPLTSVKEMDTSYQSSIIWTFRMTYMISIMICTLYEFIRMAIHLFDHLKWQLKQTKLHVN, encoded by the exons ATgtcttttattcattttgttttcatcatttggcatttgatgatgatgatgataataatggcggcaacagcaacagcaacagcgacaatgtttgaaatgtttAGCCAGAATTTCTGGCAATTAATCACTAATAGtcgatattttttctatctagCCAATCCATATGAAACAATGTTTCCGGATATGAATGTTCCACGATATGTTTCTGAA ATGTTTCCTGTTTTCATATTTCTTGCATTTATTGAGAATTTAATAAGATTCTTTAGTGGTAAATCTATTCTACGattaaatgattcaattgcaTCAATATCAAGTGGCCTAGTGCAGGATTGTTTcag gaTTCATATTCGAAGTCTTGAAGTATTTTGCTATTGTCTTGtatttgaacattttcgTTTGACAACATTACCATGGAATTCATTGGCCACATGGTTATattgttttcttcttgttgattttggtttttattgGGCACATAGATTAGCAcatgaaatcaatttcatatgGGCTATTCATCAGGCTCATCATAGTGGTGAAGATTTTACACTTGTTGCTGCTTTACGGCAAGCTGTTCTTCAACCATTTACAGCTTGG ATAACTTATGTACCGATGGCTGTGATTGGCATACCACCACAAACATTTCTTGTACATTTACAACTAACTGAATTGTATATGCTATGGATTCATACGGAAGCCATTAAATCATTGGGTTATTTGGAactcattttcaattgtccATCACATCATCGTGTTCATCATGCACGTAATCgaaaatatattgataaaaaCTATGGtgcattattcattttttgggATAAATTATTCGATACATATCAAGATGAAGATCCACAGGAACCACCTGTATATGGTCTAGTACATCCGGTTGAAAGTTATGAtccattttatttacaatttCATACATGGATCACAATGTATCATAATATTCGACATACTCCAGGTATATGGAATAAATTTTGTATACCATTCAAAGGACCTGGTTGGTCACCAGGAAAACCAAGACTTGgttatattgatgaaattccGGATATTAAACAACCAGTTGAATATTGGAATCCAAAGATTTcgttttggaaaaaaatttatgctATTTGCCATACagttattattgtcattttctaTCATGAATTGAgtacaaaatcaaatcaacttACACAGTTGAACATCTTTTTGGGTGTCGTTTGTATATTGGCTACATTTACAACCATCGGATCGTGGTTGGAAAATAA AGAAAAAGCCATTCGAATGGAATTGGTTCGTTGTGCAGTatttttgatgtttgaaaaatatctTATACCATTGACTAGTGTCAAAGAAATGGACACATCCTATCAATCATCCATTATTTGGACATTTCGTATGACGTACATGATTTCCATTATGATCTGTACATTGTATGAATTTATTCGTATGGCTATCcatttatttgatcatttaaaATGGCAATTGAAACAAACTAAATTACATGTAAATTAA
- the LOC124495404 gene encoding coronin-2B isoform X2 has translation MSYYSKALFKGVRVSKYRHVYGMVARKDQCYDNVQITKNAHDSNFCAANPKFLAIVTESCGGGSFIIIPIDKAGRIDSHAGRVTGHRGQIYDIKWNPFNDNVIASCSDDTTIKLWYIPDEGLLSRNMQQPIIELRGHKRRVNFIEWHPTADNILVSAGSDHLMIVWNTLTADVCRVITCHTETIHSMSFNRDGSLIATTSKDKKLRIIDPRSTQVVNEGLCHHGTKASKVVYLGDSQRLFTVGFSRYSDRQWAVWSERDLTSPLTIENIDSSSGVLFPYYDHDTRMVYVAGKGDGNIRYYETTDEHPYCHYLSQFLSGFPQRSLGMMPKRGCDVYKCEIVRFYKLHATKHICEPISMIVPRKSEQFQSDVFPDTAAPTPALTADQWLSGQNRNPVLFNLKTGAGAKTNKPIFIQQSFNPVIKTAIGERKLEFISKANAVDYREKDYIDDNNDDDDEKPQKQQALSNGHKQEKPRQNGHCLNNEQRKVNGSTPRKSHSNDHFETNGKQNFIQSKPMKSESALAQNFRESITKSSSNVPLRSRLPWIKDDDDLNRDAEQLSKPMCDIVSLNQVKHHLPPAIPNMITLKDDDDDDDDYDQDDDDDDDSNDSAAADANTTDDSIAEELAFSATISHTNNSNESFNTTTSTTTEGENNGDRVDNNISPICMKINNKDLEEEEEELDPNPKNERELWRAFQEQRAIIHKLQSQLNEKNKQIEELESILKNINIRSN, from the exons ATGTCATATTATAGCAAg GCCCTTTTTAAAGGTGTTCGTGTATCAAAATATCGTCATGTTTATGGAATGGTTGCCAGAAAAGATCAATGTTATGATAATGTACAGATAACGAAAAATGCACATGATAGCAATTTTTGTGCAGCTAATCCaaag TTTTTGGCAATCGTGACTGAATCGTGTGGTGGTGGaagcttcatcatcatacctATCGATAAA GCTGGACGTATTGATTCACATGCAGGACGTGTAACCGGTCATCGTGGTCAAATCTATGATATTAAATGGAATCCATTCAACGATAATGTTATTGCATCATGTTCGGATGATACGACAATCAAACTTTGGTATATACCGGATGAAGGTCTACTTAGCCGTAATATGCAACAAcctattattgaattgagaGGTCATAAACGTCGagtaaattttattgaatggcATCCAACAGCTGATAATATACTTGTATCGGCTGGTTCggatcatttgatgatcgtATGGAATACATTGACTGCTGATGTTTGTCGTGTAATCACCTGTCATACTgaaaccattcattcaatgtcatTCAATCGTGATGGAAGTCTAATAGCAACGACAAGcaaagataaaaaattgCGAATCATCGACCCAAGATCCACACAAGTTGTTAATGAAGGTCTTTGTCATCATGGAACCAAAGCATCGAAAGTTGTCTATTTGGGCGATTCACAACGATTATTCACCGTCGGTTTCTCTCGCTACAGTGATCGTCAATGGGCTGTTTGGTCGGAACGTGATCTAACTTCACCGCTTACAatcgaaaatattgattcatcatctgGTGTTTTATTTCCctattatgatcatgatacaCGTATGGTTTATGTAGCCGGTAAAGGTGATGGCAATATTCGATATTATGAAACTACCGATGAACATCCCTATTGTCATTATCTTTCACAATTTTTATCCGGATTTCCACAACGTAGTCTTGGAATGATGCCTAAACGTGGATGTGATGTTTACAAATGTGAAATTGTTCGTTTCTACAAATTACATGCAACCAAACATATTTGTGAGCCCATTTCGATGATAGTACCACGGAAATCtgaacaatttcaatcagATGTTTTCCCTGATACTGCTGCACCAACGCCAGCTTTGACGGCCGATCAATGGCTTAGTGGTCAGAATCGTAATCCTGTTTTGTTCAATCTAAAG ACAGGCGCAGGTGCTAAAACCAACAAAcctatttttattcaacaatcattTAATCCGGTTATCAAAACAGCCATTGGTGAACGCAAATTGGAATTCATATCGAAAGCAAATGCTGTTGATTATCGGGAAAAGGAttacattgatgataataatgatgatgatgatgaaaagccTCAAAAGCAACAGGCTTTATCTAATGGTCATAAACAGGAAAAACCACGACAGAATGGCCATTGTTTAAATAACGAGCAAAGAAAAGTGAATGGTTCAACACCGCGAAAAAGtcattcaaatgatcatttcgaaacgaatggaaaacaaaatttcattcaatcgaaaCCAATGAAATCTGAATCAGCATTGGCACAAAATTTTCGTGAATCAATcacgaaatcatcatcaaatgttccGTTACGATCTCGATTACCATGGAtcaaggatgatgatgatctcaaTCGAGATGCTGAACAATTATCGAAACCAATGTGTGATATAGTCAGTTTAAATCAAGTCAAACATCACCTGCCACCTGCTATACCAAATATGATCACGCTcaaagatgatgacgatgatgatgatgattatgatcaagatgatgatgatgatgatgattcgaatgattcgGCAGCAGCCGATGCAAATACAACCGATGATAGCATTGCTGAAGAATTAGCCTTTTCTGCCACTATAAGCCATACAAATAATAGTAATGAAAGCTTTAATACCACCACATCTACCACCACTGAAGGTGAAAATAACGGAGATCGTgtagataataatatttcacCTATTTGcatgaaaattaataataaagatctcgaagaagaagaagaagaattggATCCAAATCCAAAAAATGAACGAGAG CTTTGGCGAGCGTTCCAAGAACAACGTGCTATCATACATAAATTACAAtcacaattgaatgaaaaaaacaaacaaatcgaaGAACTTGAAAGTATACTGAAAAACATTAACATccgatcaaattga